From the Entomomonas sp. E2T0 genome, one window contains:
- a CDS encoding IclR family transcriptional regulator: MQLDSNNHRLLDPMNNADEEIKDRQFVTALARGLELLRCFGPKETALGNQELAHKTGLPKPTVSRLTHTLTRLGYLKKLPNTSKYQLDVGVLAFGYRLLNNLSIKSVARPLMEDMAKYAKAAVAMAARDRLQMVYLDVVHGEANLTMRRQVGSYLPIHASSVGRACLAAMPESERDFILNHLRTRNKEEWPAIQKGLDQAFKEYKDHGYCLSLGDWHREVNSVAVPMIDNNELIVFNCGGPSFHLPKEKIETDIGPRLINMVSNIQGTIQ, encoded by the coding sequence ATGCAGTTAGATAGTAACAACCACCGTTTACTAGATCCAATGAATAATGCTGATGAAGAAATTAAAGATCGTCAGTTTGTTACTGCACTAGCTAGAGGACTTGAGCTATTAAGGTGTTTTGGTCCTAAAGAAACTGCTTTAGGCAATCAAGAACTCGCCCATAAAACGGGGCTACCAAAACCAACTGTTTCACGCTTAACTCATACCTTAACCCGTTTAGGCTATCTTAAAAAATTACCAAATACTAGTAAATATCAACTCGATGTAGGTGTATTAGCCTTTGGTTATAGATTACTCAATAACCTATCTATTAAAAGTGTCGCCAGACCCTTAATGGAAGATATGGCTAAATATGCTAAGGCAGCTGTTGCTATGGCAGCAAGAGACAGACTACAAATGGTTTACTTAGATGTGGTACATGGTGAAGCTAATTTGACCATGCGCCGTCAAGTTGGTAGCTATTTACCTATCCATGCCAGTTCTGTAGGTCGTGCTTGTTTAGCAGCAATGCCTGAAAGCGAGCGAGATTTTATCCTAAATCATCTACGAACACGCAATAAAGAAGAATGGCCTGCTATCCAAAAAGGATTAGACCAAGCTTTTAAAGAATATAAGGATCATGGCTATTGTCTTTCATTAGGTGATTGGCATCGTGAAGTTAACTCAGTAGCTGTGCCAATGATTGATAATAATGAACTCATTGTATTTAATTGCGGCGGCCCAAGTTTTCATTTACCTAAAGAAAAGATAGAAACGGATATCGGACCACGTTTAATCAATATGGTTAGTAATATACAAGGCACCATACAATAA
- a CDS encoding CaiB/BaiF CoA transferase family protein yields MGALSHIRVLDMSRVLAGPWCSQTLSDLGAEVIKIERPGRGDDTRGWGPPFLPDDEGNRTSESAYFLSTNRGKKSVAINIASPEGQELIRELAADVDVLIENYKQGDLKKYGLDYETLSKINPGLVYCSITGFGQYGTRATEPGYDFMIQGACGFMTITGERADLPGGGPQKSGIALADFATGLYSAVAIQAALLSRMQTGKGQYIDMALFDTMIALLANQEMNYFSSGVIPRSFGNASANIVPYQVFKSKDREFIIACGNDTQFAALCKAIGLPELANNPKFTTNAQRIINRDELIDDIFAKHFLTKTTDEWVAIINAAKVPVGPINNIEQALNEPQTKERDLVIEMEHPFNKKLKMVGCPIKMSGTPIEYKMVPPLLGQHTEEVLKQYLNLADDRIAELKEKGIIGLKKD; encoded by the coding sequence ATGGGAGCACTATCGCATATTCGTGTTCTTGATATGAGTAGAGTATTGGCTGGACCCTGGTGTAGCCAAACTTTATCTGATTTAGGTGCTGAGGTTATTAAAATCGAGCGCCCTGGTCGTGGTGATGATACTCGTGGATGGGGGCCTCCATTTTTACCTGATGATGAGGGTAATAGAACGTCTGAGTCTGCTTACTTCTTATCTACTAATCGTGGTAAGAAGTCAGTAGCTATCAACATTGCTTCTCCTGAAGGACAAGAATTAATTAGAGAGTTAGCCGCAGATGTTGATGTACTTATTGAGAATTATAAGCAAGGTGATCTAAAGAAATATGGTTTAGATTATGAGACGTTATCTAAAATTAATCCAGGTTTAGTGTATTGTTCTATTACTGGTTTTGGTCAGTATGGTACACGTGCTACTGAGCCAGGTTATGATTTTATGATTCAAGGTGCTTGTGGCTTTATGACTATTACTGGCGAACGTGCAGACTTGCCAGGAGGTGGGCCACAAAAATCAGGTATTGCTTTAGCTGATTTCGCTACAGGACTTTATTCAGCAGTTGCTATTCAAGCCGCATTATTAAGTCGTATGCAAACAGGTAAAGGCCAATATATTGATATGGCGCTGTTTGATACGATGATTGCATTATTGGCTAATCAAGAGATGAATTATTTTTCCTCTGGTGTAATACCCAGAAGTTTTGGTAATGCTTCAGCTAATATTGTGCCATACCAAGTATTTAAATCGAAAGATAGAGAGTTTATTATTGCTTGTGGTAATGATACTCAGTTTGCAGCACTTTGTAAGGCAATTGGTTTACCAGAGTTAGCAAATAATCCAAAGTTCACTACCAATGCTCAGCGTATTATTAATCGTGATGAGTTAATTGATGATATTTTTGCTAAGCATTTCCTAACCAAAACAACTGATGAGTGGGTTGCTATTATTAATGCTGCAAAAGTACCTGTTGGTCCTATTAATAATATTGAACAAGCACTTAATGAACCTCAGACTAAAGAACGTGACTTAGTGATTGAAATGGAACACCCATTTAATAAGAAACTAAAAATGGTGGGATGTCCTATTAAAATGTCTGGCACACCTATTGAGTATAAAATGGTGCCACCTTTATTAGGTCAACATACAGAAGAAGTATTAAAACAATATTTAAATCTTGCTGATGATCGTATTGCTGAACTTAAAGAAAAAGGCATTATTGGTCTAAAAAAAGATTAA
- a CDS encoding acyl-CoA dehydrogenase family protein has translation MIRDQETLNILLDSINNFVKNELQPIEEEVADNDEIPETVIQKMRELGLFGFALPEQYGGFGVTMEEEVQIAFALGHTSPAFRSLVGTNNGIGAQGILIDGTEEQKEKYLPKLASGEIIGSFCLTEPDSGSDAASLKTTAIKDGDYYILNGTKRFITNAPHAGIYTVMARTNSEIKGAGGISAFIVERGTPGLTIGKPDKKMGQQGAHTADVIFENCRVPASQLIGGVEGIGFKTAMKVLDKGRLHIAATCVGVTERILKEALRYAMERKQFGRRIADFQMIQTLLAESKAEAYAAKCMVIDAARKKDEGKNVITEASCAKMFASEVCGKVADRAVQIFGGAGYIKDYGIERFYRDVRLFRIYEGTTQIQQIVIARNMVKEAENEGF, from the coding sequence ATGATTAGAGATCAAGAAACCCTCAATATCCTGTTAGACTCTATTAATAATTTTGTTAAAAATGAGCTACAGCCTATTGAAGAAGAAGTAGCAGATAATGATGAAATCCCCGAAACAGTCATCCAAAAAATGCGTGAGCTAGGGCTATTTGGCTTTGCTCTACCCGAACAATATGGTGGCTTTGGTGTAACTATGGAAGAAGAAGTGCAAATAGCCTTTGCTTTAGGGCACACTTCTCCTGCATTCCGCTCATTAGTAGGAACCAATAATGGCATTGGTGCACAAGGTATCTTAATTGATGGTACAGAAGAACAAAAAGAAAAATATTTACCAAAATTAGCATCAGGTGAAATTATTGGCTCGTTCTGTCTTACTGAACCTGACTCAGGTTCAGACGCTGCTTCATTAAAGACTACCGCTATTAAAGATGGCGATTATTATATTCTTAATGGTACTAAACGCTTTATTACCAATGCGCCTCATGCTGGCATCTATACAGTAATGGCTCGTACCAACTCTGAAATCAAAGGAGCTGGTGGCATTTCAGCTTTTATTGTAGAAAGAGGTACGCCAGGACTCACTATTGGCAAACCTGATAAAAAAATGGGCCAACAAGGAGCTCATACTGCAGATGTTATCTTTGAAAATTGCCGTGTACCCGCCTCACAGCTTATTGGTGGTGTAGAAGGTATTGGCTTTAAAACAGCGATGAAAGTATTAGATAAAGGTCGCTTACATATTGCCGCTACTTGTGTTGGTGTAACTGAAAGAATTCTTAAAGAAGCATTACGCTACGCAATGGAAAGAAAACAATTTGGTAGACGTATTGCTGACTTTCAAATGATTCAAACACTACTTGCCGAAAGTAAAGCAGAAGCTTATGCCGCTAAATGTATGGTAATAGATGCTGCACGCAAAAAAGATGAAGGTAAAAATGTAATTACTGAAGCCTCTTGTGCCAAAATGTTTGCCTCAGAAGTCTGTGGCAAAGTAGCAGATCGCGCAGTACAAATTTTTGGTGGTGCTGGTTACATTAAAGATTATGGTATTGAACGTTTTTATCGTGACGTGCGGTTATTTCGCATTTACGAAGGAACGACCCAGATTCAACAAATTGTTATTGCCAGAAATATGGTAAAAGAAGCAGAAAACGAAGGTTTTTAA
- a CDS encoding 3-hydroxyacyl-CoA dehydrogenase → MAIQTITKMGIIGTGVMGAGIAQIAAQADIEVLLFDAREGAAQTAKEGLIKTLNKLVEKGKITEVAAQQTIDCLIVINKVEELAPCDLVVEAIVENLDVKRNLLQQLEGIVRPEAIIASNTSSLSVSAIAAGLKNPERVAGFHFFNPVPLMKVVEVIPGIKTDLTVCDTLQDLAVKMGHTGVRAKDTPGFIVNHAGRAYGTEALKILGEGVATIGDIDRVLREGAGFRMGPFELLDLTALDVSHPAMESIYNQFYQEPRYRPHPLTRQMLVAGLLGRKVGEGFYRYEKGAMVNPAQPQPVPSVQTIPAVWLGAENDEDRAQLTGLINKLGGTVENGAQPSANAICLLAPWGDDATTASLRYNVDPERTVCIDLLCNVDKHRTLMVTPVTKSEVRDAAHALFAKDEVSVTVIHDSNGFIVQRILAGIVNLACDIAQQQIASVKDIDLAVRLGLGYPNGPLAWGDILGAKRVLTILERINAATGDPRYRPSPWLRRRALLGIAVCHEETPINH, encoded by the coding sequence GTGGCTATTCAAACTATAACAAAAATGGGTATTATCGGCACAGGTGTTATGGGAGCTGGTATCGCTCAAATTGCTGCCCAAGCAGATATTGAAGTTCTTTTATTTGATGCGCGTGAAGGTGCTGCTCAAACAGCTAAAGAAGGTTTGATTAAGACTCTTAATAAGCTTGTTGAAAAAGGAAAAATTACAGAAGTAGCTGCACAACAAACTATTGATTGTTTAATTGTAATTAACAAAGTTGAAGAGCTTGCACCTTGTGATTTAGTCGTTGAAGCTATTGTTGAAAATTTAGATGTTAAACGCAACCTATTACAACAATTAGAAGGTATTGTGCGTCCAGAGGCGATTATTGCAAGTAATACTTCTTCGCTTTCAGTGAGTGCTATTGCTGCTGGTTTGAAAAATCCTGAGCGTGTAGCTGGTTTCCATTTCTTTAATCCTGTGCCATTAATGAAAGTGGTGGAAGTTATTCCTGGTATCAAAACAGATTTAACTGTTTGTGACACATTACAAGATCTTGCAGTAAAAATGGGCCATACAGGTGTTCGTGCTAAGGATACTCCAGGATTTATCGTTAACCATGCAGGTCGTGCTTATGGTACAGAGGCATTAAAAATCTTAGGTGAAGGTGTTGCCACCATTGGTGATATCGATCGTGTATTACGTGAAGGTGCAGGTTTCCGTATGGGACCTTTTGAGTTATTAGATTTAACCGCACTTGATGTATCACATCCTGCCATGGAGTCTATCTATAACCAATTCTACCAAGAACCACGTTATCGCCCACATCCATTAACTCGTCAAATGTTAGTGGCTGGTTTATTAGGTCGTAAAGTGGGAGAAGGTTTTTATCGTTATGAAAAAGGTGCTATGGTAAATCCAGCACAACCACAACCTGTACCATCAGTACAAACTATTCCAGCTGTTTGGCTAGGTGCAGAAAATGACGAAGACCGTGCTCAGTTAACTGGCTTAATTAATAAATTAGGCGGTACAGTAGAAAATGGAGCGCAACCTTCTGCTAATGCAATTTGTTTATTAGCACCATGGGGTGACGATGCAACTACAGCCTCATTGCGTTATAACGTAGATCCAGAGCGTACGGTATGTATTGATTTACTGTGTAATGTTGATAAACATCGTACTTTAATGGTAACACCTGTTACTAAGAGTGAAGTGCGTGATGCAGCGCATGCTTTATTTGCTAAAGATGAAGTGAGTGTAACAGTGATTCATGATAGCAACGGTTTTATCGTACAACGTATTTTAGCAGGTATTGTTAACTTAGCCTGTGATATTGCACAACAACAAATTGCTAGTGTGAAAGATATTGATTTAGCTGTGCGTTTAGGTCTTGGTTATCCAAACGGACCTTTAGCATGGGGTGATATTTTAGGTGCTAAGCGTGTACTTACTATTTTAGAGCGAATTAATGCTGCAACAGGTGATCCTCGTTATCGCCCAAGCCCTTGGCTACGTCGCAGAGCACTATTAGGCATTGCCGTTTGCCATGAAGAAACACCAATAAACCATTAA
- a CDS encoding enoyl-CoA hydratase gives MEAVSEPLVLVEYPAEQVALVRLNRPQAKNALSNDVRKQLADVFLDLSNNAEVRAIVLTGGEEVFAAGADIKDMTTATTIAMYSRHTEYYWQAIANCPKPVIAAVNGYALGGGCELAMHADIIIAGESARFGQPEVKVGVMPGAGGTQRLIRAIGKFQAMRMILTGCMVKAPEALSMGLVSEMVSNDQTIPRAIEMAKEIAKMPPIAIAQIKEVVLAGMDLPLDAALMLERKAFQILFNSQDQKEGANAFVEKRAPNYKGE, from the coding sequence ATGGAAGCAGTGTCAGAACCGCTAGTATTAGTTGAATATCCTGCTGAACAAGTTGCTCTTGTTCGCCTGAACCGTCCACAAGCTAAAAATGCACTTAGTAATGATGTGAGAAAGCAATTAGCTGATGTTTTCCTTGATCTTAGCAACAATGCTGAAGTTAGAGCTATTGTTTTAACTGGTGGGGAAGAAGTATTTGCTGCTGGTGCAGATATTAAAGATATGACTACTGCTACGACAATTGCTATGTATAGTCGTCATACAGAATATTATTGGCAAGCTATTGCTAACTGTCCAAAACCTGTTATTGCAGCTGTAAATGGCTATGCATTGGGTGGTGGCTGTGAATTAGCTATGCATGCTGACATTATTATTGCAGGCGAATCTGCACGTTTTGGTCAGCCTGAAGTTAAAGTAGGTGTTATGCCAGGTGCTGGTGGTACTCAACGATTAATTCGTGCCATTGGTAAGTTCCAAGCAATGCGTATGATTCTCACTGGCTGTATGGTTAAAGCTCCTGAAGCGTTAAGTATGGGTTTAGTTAGTGAGATGGTAAGCAATGACCAAACTATCCCACGTGCGATTGAAATGGCGAAAGAAATTGCCAAAATGCCACCAATCGCTATTGCCCAAATTAAAGAAGTTGTTTTAGCAGGAATGGATTTACCTTTAGATGCAGCGCTTATGTTAGAACGTAAAGCATTCCAGATTCTTTTTAACTCTCAAGATCAAAAAGAAGGTGCTAATGCATTTGTTGAAAAACGTGCACCAAACTACAAAGGAGAATAA
- a CDS encoding 3-oxoadipyl-CoA thiolase, with protein sequence MLNAYIYEGLRTPFGRHAGVLSSIRPDDLVAGVMQQLIERSKFNAEDIEDVILGSTNQAGEDSRNVARNALLVAGLPYTVPGQTVNRLCASGLAAIIDAARAITCNEGALYLAGGVESMSRAPFVIPKSESAYSRAAVIYDTTIGSRFPNPRLVAKYGNDSMPETGDNVAKEFGISREEADKFAAASQAKYEAARQAGFFKDEICPVEVSTGKKTPPKIVTEDEHPRPSSDFESLSKLRSLFEGGVVTAGNASGVNDGAAALLIGSQEMGEQRGVKPIARILSAAAAGVEPRIMGVGPVEAVKKAVARAGLTLNDMDIIEINEAFATQVLSCLKGLGVALDDSRVNPNGGAIALGHPLGASGARLALTVARQLQRTGQRYAVISLCIGVGQGLAMVIERV encoded by the coding sequence ATGCTCAATGCTTATATTTATGAGGGACTACGTACACCATTTGGACGCCATGCAGGTGTATTATCTTCCATCCGTCCCGATGATCTCGTTGCAGGCGTTATGCAACAACTTATCGAAAGAAGTAAATTTAATGCAGAAGATATTGAAGATGTTATTTTAGGTTCTACCAACCAAGCTGGTGAAGATTCTCGTAACGTTGCACGTAATGCATTATTAGTAGCAGGTTTACCTTATACCGTTCCTGGTCAAACAGTTAACCGTCTTTGTGCCAGTGGTCTAGCAGCAATTATTGATGCCGCTCGTGCGATTACTTGTAACGAAGGTGCTTTATACTTAGCAGGTGGTGTTGAAAGCATGTCACGTGCTCCCTTTGTGATTCCTAAATCAGAATCAGCTTATAGTCGTGCTGCGGTTATCTATGATACAACCATTGGTTCACGTTTCCCTAATCCTCGTTTAGTGGCTAAGTATGGCAATGACAGTATGCCCGAAACAGGAGATAACGTAGCCAAAGAATTTGGTATCAGCCGCGAAGAAGCTGACAAATTTGCGGCTGCATCACAAGCTAAATATGAAGCAGCACGTCAAGCTGGTTTCTTTAAAGACGAAATCTGTCCTGTAGAAGTATCTACTGGTAAAAAAACACCACCAAAGATTGTCACTGAAGACGAACATCCACGTCCTAGCTCTGACTTTGAATCCTTATCAAAACTAAGATCATTATTTGAAGGTGGCGTAGTGACCGCAGGTAATGCGTCTGGTGTTAATGATGGAGCAGCGGCCTTATTGATTGGTAGCCAAGAAATGGGTGAACAACGTGGTGTAAAACCAATAGCCCGTATCTTATCAGCGGCGGCAGCTGGAGTAGAACCCCGTATTATGGGAGTTGGTCCAGTAGAAGCGGTTAAAAAGGCAGTAGCACGCGCTGGTTTAACATTAAATGACATGGACATTATTGAAATTAACGAAGCATTCGCTACCCAAGTATTATCTTGCTTAAAAGGACTAGGTGTAGCTTTAGATGATTCACGTGTTAATCCAAATGGTGGAGCTATTGCCTTAGGTCACCCACTGGGTGCATCTGGAGCACGTTTAGCATTAACAGTAGCAAGACAGTTACAGCGTACTGGTCAACGTTATGCAGTAATTAGTTTATGTATTGGTGTAGGTCAAGGTTTGGCTATGGTTATTGAGCGAGTTTAA
- a CDS encoding electron transfer flavoprotein subunit beta/FixA family protein translates to MKVLVAVKRVVDYNVKVRVKADNTGVDLANVKMSMNPFCEIAVEEAIRLKEKGIATEVVAVSVGPVAAQEQLRTALALGVDRAILVEAEDNLSSLNVAKVLKAVVDKEQPQLIILGKQAIDTDNNQTGQMLAALGNYSQGTFASKLEVAGDKINLTREIDGGLQTVALTLPAVVTTDLRLNEPRYASLPNIMKAKKKPLETTNPADLGITVNNTVTTLKVEAPAARKAGIKVSSVAELVDKLKNEAKVI, encoded by the coding sequence ATGAAGGTTCTTGTAGCAGTTAAACGAGTGGTTGACTACAACGTAAAAGTCCGTGTTAAAGCAGACAATACGGGAGTTGACCTAGCTAATGTCAAAATGTCAATGAACCCCTTTTGCGAAATTGCGGTAGAAGAAGCAATTCGCTTAAAAGAAAAAGGCATAGCCACCGAAGTAGTTGCCGTATCAGTAGGCCCAGTAGCGGCACAAGAACAACTTCGTACCGCCTTAGCATTAGGCGTTGATCGCGCTATCCTCGTAGAAGCCGAAGACAACCTAAGCTCCCTCAACGTAGCCAAAGTACTAAAAGCAGTAGTCGACAAAGAACAACCACAACTCATTATCCTAGGTAAACAAGCCATCGATACCGACAACAACCAAACAGGCCAAATGTTAGCCGCCCTAGGTAATTACTCACAAGGTACCTTTGCCTCCAAACTAGAAGTAGCGGGCGACAAAATCAACCTTACTCGCGAAATTGATGGTGGACTACAAACCGTAGCACTAACCCTACCAGCCGTAGTAACAACCGACCTACGTCTTAACGAACCACGCTATGCTTCACTCCCTAACATCATGAAAGCCAAGAAAAAGCCATTAGAAACTACCAACCCTGCTGACCTAGGCATTACCGTCAACAACACCGTAACCACCCTAAAAGTAGAAGCCCCTGCTGCCCGTAAAGCAGGTATCAAAGTAAGTTCAGTAGCAGAACTCGTAGACAAACTAAAGAACGAAGCGAAGGTGATCTAA
- a CDS encoding electron transfer flavoprotein subunit alpha/FixB family protein gives MTILVIAEHNNTTLNTATLNTVAAAQAIGGDIHILVAGQHAQTVADAAAKVPGISKVLLADNAAYAHMLPENVAKLILGLANNYSHILAPATTDGKNYLPRVAALLDVDQISEIIAVQSPDTFKRPIYAGNAIATVQTSANIKVITVRTTGFDAVAAEGGNATIEAISEATDAGVSSFINEELAKSDRPELTAAKVIVSGGRGLQNGDNFQLLYALADKLGAAVGASRAAVDAGYVPNDLQVGQTGKIVAPELYIAVGISGAIQHLAGMKDSKVIVAINKDEEAPIFQVADYGLVGDLFELVPELTNAL, from the coding sequence ATGACAATCCTTGTTATAGCAGAACACAACAACACAACATTAAATACCGCCACCCTCAACACCGTAGCGGCAGCCCAAGCAATTGGTGGAGACATCCACATCCTCGTCGCAGGCCAACATGCCCAAACAGTAGCTGACGCGGCGGCAAAAGTACCAGGCATAAGCAAAGTCTTACTAGCAGACAATGCAGCCTATGCCCACATGCTACCTGAAAACGTAGCCAAACTTATTCTAGGCCTAGCCAACAACTACAGCCACATCCTAGCGCCAGCCACAACCGATGGTAAAAACTACCTACCACGCGTAGCAGCCCTACTCGATGTAGACCAAATCTCAGAAATCATCGCCGTACAAAGCCCAGACACCTTCAAACGCCCCATCTACGCAGGCAATGCTATTGCCACCGTACAAACAAGCGCCAACATCAAAGTCATCACTGTGCGTACCACAGGTTTTGATGCAGTAGCGGCTGAAGGTGGTAATGCGACCATTGAAGCGATTAGCGAAGCAACCGACGCAGGCGTATCCAGCTTTATCAACGAAGAACTAGCCAAATCAGACCGTCCAGAACTAACCGCAGCCAAAGTAATTGTATCAGGTGGTCGTGGCCTACAAAATGGCGACAACTTCCAACTACTTTACGCCCTAGCAGACAAACTAGGCGCAGCGGTAGGTGCATCACGAGCAGCGGTAGATGCTGGCTATGTACCTAACGACCTCCAAGTAGGCCAGACAGGTAAAATCGTAGCTCCAGAACTCTACATAGCGGTAGGTATTTCAGGCGCTATCCAACATCTAGCGGGCATGAAAGACTCCAAAGTTATTGTAGCGATCAACAAAGACGAAGAAGCCCCTATCTTCCAAGTAGCGGATTATGGTTTAGTGGGTGACTTATTTGAGTTAGTGCCTGAGTTAACTAATGCACTATAA